In Hoeflea ulvae, one genomic interval encodes:
- a CDS encoding NAD(P)/FAD-dependent oxidoreductase, translating to MAKIDILVIGGGIVGLTAAIAAAREGARVTVIDAAINAGSTANAGSLHVQMQSRFIRLYPEQAPNVEASLPLYLEAVKEWERLDAELGPFELVRKGGLMLAESQEQMAFLEKKAARERQRGLTVELLDRPALDRLAPWLGAQIVGAELCRDEGKLNPLVANVKLRQRAVALGVEFGIDRAVELVSRSAVTVLCASGARYVADRVILAAAWGVGELVKGLGLHLPVNAEPLHMNITEAGAGQINHLVQHAERTITLKQFGSGQIVIGGGWAAQSRGNVQVPAVLADSMLGNVALAARLVPAIGHLRVIRTWAGMNTTLDGMSLLGAVPGVERVIMAIPGDAGYTLGPLCGRTAACLALAHTPSIDVERLSARRFSA from the coding sequence ATGGCGAAGATTGACATTCTGGTCATAGGCGGCGGCATTGTCGGGCTGACGGCCGCGATTGCGGCAGCCCGGGAGGGCGCCAGGGTCACTGTCATCGATGCGGCGATCAATGCCGGATCGACCGCCAATGCCGGAAGCCTGCATGTCCAGATGCAGAGCCGGTTCATCCGGCTCTATCCCGAACAGGCGCCCAATGTCGAAGCCTCGCTGCCGCTCTATCTGGAGGCGGTGAAGGAATGGGAACGGCTCGACGCCGAACTCGGGCCCTTCGAGCTGGTCCGCAAGGGCGGGCTGATGCTCGCCGAAAGCCAGGAGCAGATGGCGTTCCTGGAGAAAAAGGCCGCCCGGGAACGGCAGCGCGGGCTTACGGTGGAACTGCTTGACCGCCCGGCGCTTGACCGCCTCGCGCCGTGGCTCGGAGCACAGATCGTCGGCGCCGAACTGTGCCGCGATGAAGGCAAGCTCAATCCGCTTGTGGCGAACGTGAAACTGCGGCAACGCGCCGTCGCGCTCGGGGTCGAGTTCGGCATCGATCGCGCCGTTGAGCTTGTATCCCGCAGCGCGGTGACGGTGCTTTGCGCCAGTGGCGCGCGCTATGTTGCCGACCGGGTCATTCTCGCGGCGGCATGGGGCGTGGGAGAGCTGGTCAAGGGGCTGGGACTGCATCTTCCTGTGAATGCGGAACCCCTGCACATGAATATCACCGAAGCCGGGGCAGGGCAGATCAATCATCTTGTTCAGCATGCCGAGCGCACGATCACGCTCAAGCAGTTCGGATCGGGACAGATCGTCATCGGCGGTGGCTGGGCTGCCCAAAGCCGCGGCAATGTACAAGTCCCGGCCGTTCTGGCCGATTCCATGCTTGGCAATGTCGCGCTGGCAGCGCGGCTGGTTCCGGCGATCGGCCATTTGCGGGTGATCAGAACCTGGGCGGGAATGAACACCACCCTCGATGGCATGTCGTTGCTGGGCGCCGTGCCGGGTGTGGAACGGGTGATCATGGCCATCCCAGGAGATGCCGGCTATACGCTGGGACCGCTGTGCGGCAGGACCGCCGCCTGCCTCGCTCTTGCCCACACGCCGTCCATCGATGTCGAACGGCTTTCGGCGCGCCGCTTCAGTGCTTGA
- a CDS encoding IclR family transcriptional regulator domain-containing protein has translation MGRKPGTDNQAEGGAMGPKSDQRTGLMTASSDWTQDSEGGGLNPRDYVSSLARGLEVLRAFNRTRRKMTLSEVAAETGNTRAGARRILLTLVHEGYAVADGKLFDLTPQVLELGYSVLSSKGAWDIARPFLDHLSEEIRESVSAAVLDKFEVVYVSGTQYHRVITVGITVGARFAAHATATGRVLLAAQPAEMWPGIIQNIPLVALTDRTVTDRTEFRKILETVRDTGWSIVDQELEKGLLSIAVPLRNSFGGLVGAINVGAPTLRMSAETMIETVLPKLQQTAATISQALKH, from the coding sequence ATGGGGCGGAAACCCGGAACTGACAATCAGGCCGAAGGCGGTGCGATGGGCCCAAAATCCGATCAGCGCACCGGTCTGATGACGGCATCCTCGGACTGGACTCAGGACAGCGAGGGCGGCGGCCTCAATCCGAGAGACTATGTAAGCTCGCTGGCGCGCGGGCTTGAAGTGCTGCGCGCCTTCAACCGCACCCGGCGCAAGATGACGCTTTCCGAGGTGGCGGCCGAGACCGGCAACACGCGGGCCGGCGCCCGGCGGATCTTGCTGACGCTCGTGCATGAAGGCTATGCCGTGGCCGACGGCAAGCTTTTCGATCTGACGCCGCAGGTCCTGGAACTGGGATATTCGGTACTGTCGTCGAAAGGCGCATGGGACATCGCGCGGCCCTTTCTCGATCATCTTTCCGAGGAAATCCGCGAATCGGTTTCCGCAGCGGTTCTCGACAAGTTCGAGGTCGTCTATGTCAGCGGCACACAATATCATCGCGTCATCACGGTCGGCATAACCGTCGGCGCACGCTTTGCGGCTCACGCCACAGCTACGGGCCGTGTCCTGCTGGCGGCACAGCCGGCAGAAATGTGGCCCGGCATCATCCAGAACATCCCGCTGGTCGCCCTGACCGACCGCACCGTGACCGACCGCACCGAATTTCGCAAGATACTCGAAACCGTCCGCGACACCGGCTGGTCCATCGTTGATCAGGAACTGGAAAAAGGCCTGCTGTCGATTGCGGTTCCGCTGCGCAATTCCTTCGGCGGGCTTGTCGGCGCCATCAATGTCGGCGCGCCGACATTGCGGATGAGCGCCGAGACCATGATCGAAACCGTCCTGCCCAAGCTGCAGCAGACGGCAGCCACGATTTCACAGGCTCTCAAGCACTGA
- a CDS encoding ABC transporter substrate-binding protein — translation MSNSGNGIFNVTRRGAIKGLAASTLLSTLPVRAWAEDVTLRWWSPQGSPDQVAAYKFQIEQFEAMHPGVKVVFETTSDEGYAPQLAAAFSSGEVPDVVTHLPSFSVASYYANGLVEPFDDVIEAIGASDYYPGANDVFKAADGKYFGTGIGNTAANMLWLRKDLMQAAGVDKAPETWDELRAACQAMQGGGVYGAPLPYGRNSMTSLIFIGVIHQAGGQVFTPDLEVDIDSEATRAALDFYGSMRELCPPGATNYSWGESLTAFVSGASATGIYAGRVLANVNAQNPDIADSVTCATYPRISTDVAPWTFNDFPSVFIPAQSKNKDAAKMFAAFLFNPEGYIKQLHAAPGHVLPVLKSISTNPMYLDNPIIKKYEAEVDLMASASAGGYNLGYESSAHKSNEKGGEVVGSGVIADLVQRVVLNGENVDTVLSETSQSIEAIMKG, via the coding sequence ATGAGCAACTCGGGGAATGGAATTTTCAACGTAACACGGCGCGGCGCCATCAAGGGGTTGGCGGCTTCGACACTTTTGAGCACCCTTCCGGTGCGGGCATGGGCCGAGGACGTGACCCTGCGCTGGTGGTCGCCGCAAGGATCGCCGGATCAGGTCGCTGCCTACAAGTTCCAGATCGAGCAGTTCGAGGCAATGCACCCCGGCGTCAAGGTCGTTTTTGAAACAACGTCGGATGAAGGCTATGCGCCGCAGCTCGCCGCCGCCTTCTCGAGCGGTGAAGTCCCCGATGTGGTCACCCACCTGCCGTCGTTCTCCGTGGCCAGCTATTACGCAAATGGCCTGGTCGAACCCTTCGATGATGTGATCGAGGCGATTGGCGCAAGCGACTATTATCCTGGCGCCAATGATGTCTTCAAGGCCGCTGACGGCAAGTATTTCGGTACCGGTATCGGCAACACGGCGGCCAACATGCTGTGGCTGCGCAAGGACCTGATGCAGGCCGCAGGTGTCGACAAGGCGCCGGAGACCTGGGACGAACTGCGCGCCGCCTGCCAGGCGATGCAGGGCGGAGGCGTCTATGGCGCACCGCTGCCCTATGGCCGCAACTCGATGACCTCGCTGATCTTTATCGGCGTCATCCACCAGGCCGGCGGACAGGTGTTCACGCCGGATCTTGAAGTCGACATCGACAGCGAAGCCACCCGCGCCGCCCTGGACTTCTACGGGTCCATGCGTGAACTGTGCCCTCCCGGCGCCACCAACTACAGCTGGGGCGAAAGCCTGACCGCTTTCGTCAGCGGCGCATCCGCAACCGGTATCTATGCCGGGCGCGTGCTCGCCAATGTCAATGCGCAGAATCCTGACATCGCCGACAGCGTCACCTGCGCGACCTATCCGCGGATTTCCACCGACGTGGCACCGTGGACATTCAACGACTTCCCGAGCGTCTTCATTCCGGCTCAGTCCAAGAACAAGGACGCGGCCAAGATGTTCGCCGCCTTCCTGTTCAATCCCGAAGGCTACATCAAGCAGCTGCATGCAGCCCCCGGCCATGTGCTTCCCGTGCTGAAATCCATCAGCACCAATCCGATGTACCTCGATAATCCGATCATCAAGAAGTACGAGGCGGAAGTCGACCTGATGGCGTCGGCTTCGGCCGGTGGATACAATCTCGGCTATGAATCGTCGGCCCACAAGTCGAATGAAAAGGGCGGCGAAGTGGTCGGAAGCGGCGTGATCGCCGACCTGGTCCAGCGGGTTGTGCTCAACGGCGAAAACGTTGACACGGTGCTCAGCGAGACATCCCAGTCAATCGAAGCCATAATGAAGGGCTGA
- a CDS encoding carbohydrate ABC transporter permease, which yields MIKNQKAKLERQYATLGMMLIAPTVLVFCAVIVYPLVSAIYLSLFDIYTPTLQGEWVGLDNYRELLGKGEFWTSLRNNIIWTVGTLSLQILFGIGMALVLHQNIWFRSLARSLILFPYFVSTVVAVLVWRWLFNDLYGILNHLMMAAGLIDMPIDYLGSMPNAMISVILVGAWKYFPFVVIAVLARLQTIPDALYEAARIDGAGPVARFFDITLPQLRDVLVVIIMLRAIWDFKEFDLIFLLTGGGPVTSTQTLPLLVYKEAFSLNHMGMAAAYAVTMMAVMLVFMIVYIRKTREKEA from the coding sequence ATGATCAAAAACCAGAAAGCAAAGCTGGAGCGGCAATACGCCACTCTCGGCATGATGTTGATTGCGCCCACCGTCCTGGTGTTCTGCGCGGTCATCGTCTATCCGTTGGTTTCAGCCATCTACCTGAGCTTGTTCGACATTTATACGCCGACGCTGCAGGGCGAATGGGTAGGCCTCGACAATTACCGCGAGCTTCTCGGCAAGGGCGAGTTCTGGACGTCGCTGCGCAACAACATCATCTGGACCGTCGGCACGCTCTCGTTGCAGATCCTGTTCGGGATCGGCATGGCGCTGGTGCTTCACCAGAACATCTGGTTTCGAAGCCTTGCGCGCAGCCTGATCCTGTTTCCCTATTTTGTCTCGACCGTGGTTGCCGTGCTCGTCTGGCGCTGGCTGTTCAACGATCTCTACGGCATTCTCAACCACCTGATGATGGCTGCCGGGCTGATCGACATGCCGATCGATTATCTTGGCTCGATGCCCAATGCGATGATCTCGGTCATCCTCGTCGGCGCCTGGAAGTATTTTCCCTTTGTGGTGATCGCCGTCCTGGCGCGGCTGCAGACCATTCCCGATGCGCTTTATGAAGCCGCCCGGATCGATGGCGCCGGCCCTGTCGCCCGCTTCTTCGACATCACGCTTCCGCAACTGCGCGATGTGCTTGTGGTCATCATCATGCTGCGCGCGATCTGGGACTTCAAGGAATTCGACCTGATCTTCCTGCTGACCGGCGGCGGTCCGGTGACCTCCACCCAGACGCTGCCCCTGCTGGTCTACAAGGAAGCCTTCTCGCTCAATCACATGGGCATGGCGGCAGCCTATGCGGTCACGATGATGGCTGTGATGCTGGTGTTCATGATCGTCTATATTCGCAAGACACGGGAGAAAGAGGCATGA
- a CDS encoding carbohydrate ABC transporter permease — translation MIRRVLFNLMAWTIVLAVAFPLFWMVVTSLKPQSELFRRPPTILPETLTFEHYWQLLVETNFLTYFQNSVVLSVATTVVVVSIATLGAYSIVRFKYWGRESLAFLVLFTYLLPSVVLIIPLYLMLVGLGLSNTILSLVIAYTTFALPYALWLLRSFMAGIPEDLESAALVDGASRMGAFRDVILPQLLPGIISTALFTFILSWNEYLYALVLVNSDNTRPLTTGVMNMLISSFNVEWSLLMAASVMMSVPLIIVFAFLQSYLTRGFGAGGVKG, via the coding sequence ATGATCCGTCGCGTTCTCTTCAACCTGATGGCCTGGACCATCGTTCTGGCTGTTGCCTTTCCCCTGTTCTGGATGGTGGTGACCTCGCTCAAGCCCCAGTCGGAACTGTTCCGCCGTCCGCCGACCATCCTGCCCGAAACGCTGACTTTCGAGCACTATTGGCAGCTTCTGGTCGAAACCAACTTTCTGACCTATTTCCAGAATTCGGTTGTCCTGTCGGTCGCGACCACGGTCGTGGTGGTCTCGATCGCGACACTGGGCGCCTATTCGATCGTGCGCTTCAAATACTGGGGCCGGGAGAGCCTGGCATTCCTGGTGCTGTTTACCTATCTGCTGCCGTCGGTCGTGCTGATCATTCCGCTTTACCTGATGCTCGTCGGTCTCGGCCTGTCCAACACCATCCTGAGCCTGGTGATCGCCTACACCACCTTCGCGCTCCCTTATGCGCTGTGGCTGTTGCGGTCGTTCATGGCCGGGATTCCCGAGGACCTGGAATCGGCAGCGCTGGTGGATGGCGCGTCGCGCATGGGCGCCTTCCGTGATGTCATCCTGCCGCAGCTTCTGCCGGGCATCATCTCGACGGCGCTGTTTACCTTCATCCTCTCCTGGAACGAATATCTCTATGCGCTGGTGCTGGTGAATTCCGACAACACCCGGCCGCTCACAACCGGCGTGATGAACATGCTGATCTCGTCATTCAATGTCGAATGGTCGCTGCTGATGGCGGCCTCGGTGATGATGAGTGTTCCGCTGATCATCGTTTTCGCCTTCCTGCAAAGTTATCTAACCCGCGGCTTCGGCGCCGGCGGGGTCAAGGGTTGA
- a CDS encoding ABC transporter ATP-binding protein, translated as MADVVFNNVHKTFGDFIAVEGLNLSINEGEFVSLLGPSGCGKTTTLRMLAGLEFPSSGEISIGDRVVNDLPPGKRDIAMVFQSYALYPHMTVEKNIAYPLKKRGVPRAEQGAMIARVAEMLQLTPLLSRKPKQLSGGQQQRVALGRALVRDPKVFLLDEPLSNLDAKLRGIMRAELVELHQRLGRTMVYVTHDQLEAMTMSDRIAVMYDKTLQQFAPPQEVYREPANRFVAGFIGMPSMNLIDGDLSQGGGRWEFRSGEISIPVGPLVDDAQGGAACIGVRPEHLVLGEGPIPAVVRLIEKTGHENIVVVEINGGLRLTGRVPASIEWRTGESIQLSIMADAAHVFAAGPTGRRLNAPLGKMHP; from the coding sequence ATGGCTGACGTAGTTTTCAACAATGTGCACAAGACCTTCGGTGATTTTATCGCCGTCGAGGGGCTCAACCTCTCCATTAACGAGGGCGAATTCGTCTCTCTGCTTGGTCCGTCAGGCTGCGGCAAGACCACGACACTGCGCATGCTTGCAGGGCTGGAATTTCCCAGTTCGGGTGAGATCAGCATCGGCGACCGCGTGGTCAATGATCTGCCGCCGGGCAAGCGCGACATCGCCATGGTGTTTCAGAGCTATGCGCTTTACCCGCATATGACGGTCGAGAAGAACATCGCCTATCCGCTCAAGAAGCGGGGCGTTCCGCGCGCCGAACAGGGCGCGATGATTGCCCGCGTCGCCGAAATGCTGCAACTGACCCCGCTCCTGTCGCGCAAGCCGAAGCAATTGTCAGGCGGACAGCAACAGCGGGTCGCGCTCGGCCGCGCGCTGGTGCGGGATCCGAAAGTGTTTCTGCTCGATGAGCCATTGTCCAATCTCGATGCAAAGCTCCGCGGAATCATGCGGGCCGAGCTGGTCGAACTGCATCAGCGGCTCGGCCGCACCATGGTCTATGTGACCCATGACCAGCTCGAGGCAATGACCATGTCGGACCGGATCGCGGTCATGTACGACAAGACGCTTCAGCAATTTGCCCCGCCGCAAGAGGTTTATCGCGAACCGGCCAACCGCTTCGTTGCCGGCTTTATCGGCATGCCCTCGATGAACCTCATAGACGGCGACCTTTCCCAAGGAGGTGGCCGGTGGGAATTCCGGTCGGGAGAAATTTCGATTCCGGTCGGACCATTGGTGGACGATGCCCAGGGCGGAGCTGCCTGTATCGGCGTGCGTCCGGAACATCTCGTTCTCGGCGAGGGACCGATCCCGGCCGTGGTCCGGCTGATAGAGAAGACCGGACACGAAAACATCGTGGTGGTCGAAATCAACGGCGGTCTGCGTCTGACCGGCCGTGTTCCGGCCAGCATCGAATGGCGGACCGGCGAGTCGATCCAGCTCTCGATCATGGCGGATGCCGCGCATGTCTTTGCTGCGGGCCCCACCGGCCGACGACTCAATGCGCCGCTGGGCAAGATGCACCCATGA
- a CDS encoding dihydrodipicolinate synthase family protein yields the protein MNRSSVNWFGPMPAITTPFRDDLSIDEQAFVANIDRLFENGATGMVASGCTGEFWAMSMAERSRVARLTVEACKGKGPAIIGTGAIRPEDVIDQIDAAGETGADGVLVMPPFFAHLSDAEIIAHFEAVNDKASLPILLYNIPGNAGNAITPDIASRLADLEMVVGIKESSGSWRNFHATLNAVIDKLLVFCGPSSVYGVPATLAGADGLIDCFPNVWARGCHDLWHATKAGRMDEAWALQRTGMELTDLFTTGGRTLYPATKAAMNILELPGGGVPRPPLLPLTGEPLVGLTSGLEALLSPVSEPA from the coding sequence TTGAACCGTTCATCCGTCAATTGGTTCGGGCCGATGCCTGCAATTACCACGCCGTTCCGAGACGATCTCTCAATCGACGAACAGGCATTTGTCGCCAATATCGATCGCCTGTTTGAAAACGGCGCCACCGGCATGGTGGCGTCCGGCTGCACCGGGGAATTCTGGGCCATGAGCATGGCCGAACGTTCCCGGGTGGCCCGGCTGACAGTCGAGGCCTGCAAGGGCAAGGGGCCGGCAATCATCGGCACCGGAGCCATTCGCCCTGAAGATGTCATCGACCAGATCGATGCCGCCGGGGAAACCGGCGCCGATGGCGTTCTGGTGATGCCGCCCTTTTTCGCCCATCTCAGCGATGCCGAGATCATTGCTCATTTCGAGGCGGTGAACGACAAGGCGAGCCTGCCGATCCTGCTCTACAACATTCCGGGAAATGCAGGCAACGCCATCACTCCCGACATTGCCAGCCGGCTCGCGGATCTCGAGATGGTTGTCGGCATCAAGGAGAGTTCGGGAAGCTGGCGGAATTTCCATGCCACCCTCAATGCCGTGATCGACAAGTTGCTTGTGTTTTGCGGCCCGTCGTCGGTCTATGGCGTTCCCGCAACGCTCGCGGGCGCAGATGGCCTGATCGATTGTTTCCCCAATGTCTGGGCCAGGGGATGTCACGACCTTTGGCACGCAACCAAGGCAGGCCGAATGGACGAGGCCTGGGCGTTGCAGCGGACCGGGATGGAACTCACCGATCTGTTCACCACCGGCGGTCGCACGCTGTACCCGGCGACCAAGGCCGCGATGAACATTCTCGAACTGCCAGGCGGCGGCGTGCCGCGGCCACCACTGCTGCCATTGACAGGCGAGCCACTGGTCGGTCTGACCAGTGGGCTGGAAGCGCTGCTTTCACCTGTTTCGGAACCAGCCTGA
- a CDS encoding SDR family oxidoreductase, which translates to MDLGLKGRKAIVSAASRGLGLAAARSLAREGVALTMNARSAEALEKAAADIRSEFGVEVTAVAADFNTPEGRTAILEAAGEVDILVNNPGVRQVPTPYAKITGDDWRYWMETHFMSSLEMITAVAPGMQARKFGRIVNMSVSFIKFPQVGFAHSHAARLALSGAVAAMSRELMPDNVTINTVCPGLFDTDALHTNLHGHAKRGNTTYEAIVENRLSTCPAGRFADPSECGDLIAFLCSAQSGFMSGQNIVNDGGVYQGLF; encoded by the coding sequence ATGGATTTAGGATTGAAGGGCCGCAAGGCCATCGTATCGGCCGCGAGCCGGGGACTTGGACTTGCCGCAGCGCGTTCGCTTGCCCGTGAAGGTGTCGCACTGACGATGAATGCGCGTTCGGCCGAGGCGCTGGAAAAGGCTGCGGCGGACATCAGATCGGAATTCGGCGTCGAGGTAACGGCGGTTGCTGCCGATTTCAACACTCCGGAGGGTCGCACCGCGATCCTGGAAGCCGCCGGCGAGGTCGATATCCTGGTCAACAATCCCGGCGTGCGGCAGGTTCCGACCCCCTATGCCAAGATCACCGGAGATGACTGGCGCTACTGGATGGAGACGCATTTCATGTCGTCTCTGGAGATGATCACCGCGGTGGCTCCGGGCATGCAGGCGCGCAAGTTCGGCCGCATCGTCAATATGTCGGTGAGCTTCATCAAGTTTCCCCAGGTGGGATTTGCGCACAGCCATGCGGCGCGTCTGGCGCTTTCGGGCGCCGTTGCGGCAATGTCGCGCGAACTGATGCCCGACAATGTGACGATCAACACCGTCTGTCCAGGCCTGTTCGACACCGATGCGCTGCACACCAACCTGCATGGTCATGCCAAGCGCGGCAACACCACCTATGAGGCGATTGTCGAAAACCGCCTGTCGACCTGCCCCGCCGGCCGGTTCGCTGATCCCAGCGAATGCGGCGATCTGATCGCGTTTCTGTGTTCGGCACAGTCCGGCTTCATGTCGGGCCAGAACATCGTCAATGATGGCGGCGTCTACCAGGGACTGTTTTGA
- a CDS encoding SDR family oxidoreductase produces the protein MSPRIAMISGAGRGLGAAIAERLLADGWSLSLGMRDTGATQDEYDAKAPGRVLCCRFDATDKATAQSWVDQTIEHFGRIDALVNNAGILRMVDFDQGSEDDLDDLWSVNVKAPFRLIRAALPHLRTTGQGRVVNIASTDAKRFRGGTSVGYSMTKHALLAMTQAVRFAGWDEGLRATAMCPGAIDTDLIANAPSATPKADRLTPETVAGMVAFVLALPNQASVPEFISNTRLESLI, from the coding sequence ATGAGCCCGCGCATTGCCATGATTTCAGGCGCCGGCCGTGGCCTGGGTGCTGCGATTGCGGAGCGCCTGCTTGCCGATGGCTGGTCGCTGTCGCTAGGGATGCGTGACACGGGCGCAACCCAGGATGAATACGATGCCAAGGCGCCGGGGCGGGTGCTTTGCTGCCGCTTCGATGCCACGGACAAGGCCACGGCGCAGAGCTGGGTCGATCAGACGATCGAGCATTTCGGCCGGATCGATGCCCTGGTCAACAATGCCGGCATCCTGCGCATGGTCGATTTTGATCAGGGCAGCGAGGACGATCTCGATGATCTCTGGTCGGTCAATGTCAAGGCGCCGTTCCGGTTGATCCGGGCGGCATTGCCGCATCTCAGGACAACCGGGCAGGGGCGGGTGGTCAACATCGCCTCGACGGATGCCAAGCGGTTCAGGGGCGGCACCTCGGTTGGCTATTCCATGACCAAGCACGCGCTTCTGGCCATGACCCAGGCCGTGCGCTTTGCCGGCTGGGACGAGGGCTTGCGCGCCACCGCCATGTGTCCTGGCGCGATCGACACCGACCTGATCGCCAATGCCCCGTCGGCCACGCCCAAGGCTGACCGCCTGACGCCCGAAACGGTCGCAGGCATGGTCGCCTTCGTTCTGGCGTTGCCGAACCAGGCGTCTGTTCCCGAATTTATCAGCAACACGAGGCTGGAGAGCCTGATATGA